A part of Oculatellaceae cyanobacterium genomic DNA contains:
- a CDS encoding amino acid adenylation domain-containing protein, which translates to MQVQERIINGFRLSPQQKRVWSLQQDSLVYCVQAAILLEGNLKKDILKSALEQVVSRQEILRTHFLKPTGVKTPVQVINEKSPLFWQEIDLSAHNSQAQFNQIESLLREARLIFSNFEQGLGLHSSLINLSANKHILLLNLPALCADSYTIKILVQEISQCYKACCQGIELPDEEIVQYLQFSEWQNELLEDADAELGKKYWGKYNLSALPEVSLLFENKLLADSPKFQVGSYEFKIDSSLITQIDEIAQKYDSSVANFLVTCWQVLLWRFTEESHLIIGIAANGRKYEELETVIGLLTKYLPLSAKLEKSFSFKEFLQQINKSVQEAEEWQEYFSWHNLAESQNINPDSVYLPFSFEFQAETPKYSAGNITFSIYQQFACTDRFKVRLSCIQQEDSLVAAFDYDANLFSVEDIKRLAEHFKTLVESAIANPESEISKLGVLSDRHLHQLLIEFNNVNVETLHTTSLQQRTHKCFHQLFAEQTQRTPDSIAVVFDDQKLTYAELNARANQLAHYLQKLGVKPEVLVGICLERSLEVIVALLGILKAGGAYLPLDPALPAENINLRLEDAQTSILLTQQQLFVETFHTTSLQESSIQVIYLDKDWDTIATESKENPQSDVTSENLAYVIYTSGSTGKPKGVAIEHQQLLNYLDGILERLNLPAGASFATVSTIAADLGNTAIFPALCTGGCLHIVAKERASDPEALATYFNHHAIDCLKIVPSHLEALLTSSKFKSILPRQKLILGGEAAPWKLIEKIQQLAPECTVINHYGPTEATVGVLTYTLGKDSDNRHSATVPLGRPIANTQIYLLDKHLQPVPIGVKGELYIGGASVARGYLNRPEMTREKFIPNPFTNNPKLNPLYKTGDLARYLPDGNIEFLGRTDNQVKVRGYRIELEEIAAVLSQHPDVSQAVVIQREDIPGDQRLVAYIVANVEMLHTKSLQNLKSSLRDFLKAKLPDYMIPSAFVVLKSLPLTANGKIDRQVLPAPAQSEKQAFVSPRTPIEEVLAGIWTELLGLQRVSVEDNFFELGGHSLLMTQLVVRVRETFEIDLPLSVLFETPTIAGLAASIDSTIATGNVRVIASPIDLNAEAILDSAIRAETPFTWSTTEPNAIFLTGATGFLGTFLLQELLTQTQADIYCLVRANSDDSAKNKIQSSLESYELWQESFSYRIIPVLGELSKPLLGLSSEQFQLLANQIDIIYHNGALVNFVYPYSALKPANVLGTQEILRLASQSKLKPVHFVSTTNAISPAQGSGVKIISENDSINPDEVMETGYAKSKWVAEKLINIARDRGIPVCIYRPGRIVWHSETGVGNTSDNTFRMLKGCILMGSVPQNDGMVNLIPVDFVSKAIAHLSRQKESLGKAFHLVNPNPAPFKDIVNWLRSFGYPLREIPDEQWREELRTIAGNPDNPLSPLVPFWSKPPEANTSSPILKFDCKNTLDGLADTNINCPPVRVELLTKFLSYLITKGLLSSPNSNPQ; encoded by the coding sequence ATGCAAGTTCAAGAAAGAATCATTAACGGTTTTCGTCTTTCCCCTCAACAAAAGCGGGTTTGGTCTTTACAACAAGACAGTTTAGTTTACTGTGTTCAAGCTGCTATTCTCTTAGAAGGTAATCTAAAAAAAGATATCCTTAAATCAGCTTTAGAACAAGTTGTCAGCCGTCAAGAAATCCTCCGCACTCATTTCTTAAAACCAACAGGAGTTAAAACACCTGTACAGGTTATAAATGAAAAAAGTCCCCTCTTTTGGCAAGAGATTGATTTAAGCGCTCACAACTCGCAAGCACAATTCAACCAAATTGAATCTTTACTTCGGGAAGCAAGGTTAATATTCAGCAACTTTGAACAAGGTTTAGGATTACATTCTTCATTAATTAATCTCTCAGCTAATAAGCATATTCTGTTACTAAATTTACCTGCTCTTTGTGCTGATAGCTATACGATTAAAATTTTAGTTCAGGAAATTAGCCAGTGTTATAAGGCTTGTTGCCAAGGGATAGAACTACCCGATGAAGAAATAGTACAATATTTACAATTTTCTGAATGGCAGAATGAATTATTAGAAGATGCAGACGCAGAATTAGGTAAGAAATATTGGGGAAAATATAATTTGTCTGCATTACCAGAAGTAAGCTTGCTTTTTGAAAATAAATTGCTGGCAGATTCTCCTAAGTTCCAAGTTGGTTCTTATGAGTTCAAGATTGATTCTAGCTTGATAACACAAATAGACGAGATCGCACAAAAATACGATTCATCAGTTGCTAATTTCTTAGTAACTTGCTGGCAGGTTTTATTGTGGAGATTTACCGAAGAATCTCACCTAATTATCGGTATAGCTGCAAACGGGCGCAAATATGAAGAATTAGAAACAGTAATTGGGCTGCTAACTAAATATTTACCACTGTCTGCGAAGTTAGAAAAAAGCTTCTCATTTAAAGAATTCTTGCAACAAATTAACAAATCAGTCCAAGAAGCAGAGGAATGGCAAGAATATTTCTCCTGGCACAACTTGGCTGAATCGCAAAATATTAATCCTGATTCAGTTTACTTACCTTTTAGCTTTGAGTTCCAAGCAGAAACACCAAAGTATTCTGCTGGTAACATTACCTTCTCAATTTATCAGCAGTTTGCTTGCACTGACCGTTTTAAAGTTAGACTTTCCTGTATTCAGCAAGAAGATAGTTTAGTTGCTGCTTTTGACTATGACGCTAACTTGTTTAGTGTTGAAGATATCAAACGATTAGCCGAACATTTTAAAACCTTAGTAGAAAGTGCGATCGCTAATCCTGAAAGTGAGATTAGTAAGTTAGGAGTATTGAGCGATCGCCACCTTCACCAACTACTAATCGAGTTCAATAATGTAAATGTAGAAACGTTACATACAACGTCTCTACAACAACGCACGCATAAATGCTTTCACCAGCTATTTGCAGAACAAACACAGCGCACGCCTGACAGTATTGCAGTTGTATTTGACGACCAAAAATTAACCTACGCGGAACTAAATGCCCGTGCAAATCAACTCGCTCATTACCTACAAAAACTGGGAGTTAAACCAGAAGTATTAGTAGGAATTTGTCTAGAGCGTTCCTTAGAAGTGATCGTTGCTCTATTAGGTATTCTCAAAGCTGGCGGCGCATACCTGCCGCTAGATCCCGCTTTACCAGCAGAGAATATAAATTTAAGGTTAGAGGATGCCCAAACTTCAATTTTATTAACTCAACAACAATTATTTGTAGAGACGTTCCATACAACGTCTTTACAAGAAAGCAGCATCCAAGTAATTTATTTAGATAAAGATTGGGACACCATTGCTACAGAAAGCAAAGAAAATCCCCAAAGCGATGTCACCAGCGAAAATTTAGCTTATGTCATCTATACATCTGGCTCCACTGGAAAGCCGAAGGGTGTTGCAATTGAACATCAACAATTACTCAATTACCTTGATGGCATCCTTGAACGCTTAAATCTCCCAGCAGGTGCAAGTTTTGCCACAGTTTCCACTATTGCGGCAGATTTGGGCAACACCGCCATCTTCCCCGCACTTTGTACAGGTGGATGTCTACATATAGTTGCCAAAGAACGCGCTTCCGATCCTGAAGCCTTAGCAACTTATTTTAATCACCACGCCATCGACTGTTTAAAGATTGTTCCTTCTCATCTAGAAGCGTTACTTACTTCTTCCAAGTTCAAATCAATTCTGCCACGACAAAAATTAATTTTGGGAGGCGAAGCAGCACCCTGGAAATTAATCGAAAAAATTCAACAGTTAGCGCCTGAATGCACCGTTATTAACCACTATGGGCCTACCGAAGCAACTGTTGGTGTCCTGACTTATACACTAGGGAAAGACAGCGATAATCGCCACTCAGCAACAGTTCCATTAGGTCGTCCTATTGCCAATACGCAGATTTATTTACTAGACAAACATCTGCAACCCGTTCCTATCGGTGTTAAAGGCGAACTGTATATCGGCGGTGCTTCTGTAGCGCGTGGTTATTTAAATCGTCCCGAAATGACTAGGGAAAAATTCATTCCTAATCCCTTTACCAATAATCCAAAATTAAATCCCCTCTACAAAACTGGCGATTTAGCCCGCTACTTACCAGACGGTAACATTGAATTTCTCGGACGTACTGACAATCAGGTAAAAGTTAGAGGCTACCGCATTGAATTAGAAGAAATTGCCGCCGTATTAAGCCAGCATCCAGATGTATCGCAAGCTGTTGTTATTCAGCGCGAAGATATCCCTGGAGATCAACGTTTAGTTGCCTACATCGTCGCTAATGTAGAGATGTTGCATACAAAGTCTCTACAAAATTTAAAATCATCTCTGCGTGATTTCTTAAAAGCGAAGTTGCCAGATTATATGATTCCCTCTGCCTTTGTAGTGCTAAAATCTCTACCCTTAACTGCCAACGGCAAAATAGATCGCCAAGTCTTACCAGCACCAGCGCAAAGCGAGAAACAAGCTTTTGTATCTCCTCGCACTCCCATTGAAGAAGTGTTAGCAGGAATTTGGACAGAACTTTTAGGTTTGCAGCGAGTAAGTGTTGAAGATAACTTCTTTGAGTTAGGCGGGCATTCTTTACTGATGACGCAGTTAGTCGTCCGAGTACGGGAGACTTTTGAAATTGATTTACCCTTAAGTGTGCTGTTTGAAACTCCTACTATAGCTGGATTAGCCGCAAGCATCGACAGCACTATAGCAACAGGAAATGTTAGAGTAATTGCTTCCCCTATCGATCTCAATGCCGAAGCAATTTTAGATTCTGCTATTCGTGCCGAAACTCCCTTTACTTGGTCTACAACTGAGCCAAATGCTATCTTTTTAACTGGAGCAACAGGCTTTTTAGGTACTTTCTTACTGCAAGAACTTTTAACACAAACTCAAGCCGATATTTATTGCTTAGTTCGTGCTAATAGTGATGATTCAGCTAAAAATAAGATTCAAAGCAGTTTGGAATCTTACGAACTCTGGCAGGAATCTTTTAGTTATAGAATTATCCCAGTTTTGGGAGAATTATCTAAACCACTATTAGGGCTTTCCTCCGAGCAATTTCAATTACTAGCAAATCAGATAGATATCATCTATCACAATGGCGCATTAGTAAATTTTGTTTATCCCTACTCTGCCCTCAAACCTGCCAACGTTCTAGGAACTCAGGAGATTTTACGTTTGGCAAGCCAAAGCAAGCTTAAACCAGTACATTTTGTTTCTACAACTAATGCGATTTCTCCGGCTCAAGGTTCTGGAGTAAAGATAATTAGCGAAAATGACAGTATCAATCCCGATGAGGTTATGGAAACAGGCTATGCCAAGAGTAAATGGGTAGCAGAAAAGTTAATTAATATTGCACGCGATCGCGGCATACCTGTCTGTATTTATCGCCCAGGTCGGATCGTTTGGCACAGCGAAACCGGAGTTGGCAACACCAGCGATAATACCTTTAGAATGCTCAAAGGCTGCATTTTAATGGGTAGTGTTCCCCAGAATGATGGAATGGTGAACTTAATTCCGGTGGATTTTGTCAGTAAAGCGATCGCGCATTTATCCAGACAAAAAGAATCACTAGGAAAAGCTTTTCACCTAGTCAATCCCAACCCTGCTCCATTTAAAGATATTGTGAATTGGCTGCGTTCATTTGGCTATCCTTTGCGAGAAATTCCCGATGAACAATGGCGCGAAGAATTACGCACTATTGCTGGCAATCCAGATAATCCTCTCTCTCCACTCGTACCTTTCTGGTCTAAACCTCCAGAAGCAAATACCAGTTCACCTATCCTAAAATTTGACTGCAAAAATACCTTAGATGGACTAGCTGACACTAATATTAATTGTCCGCCAGTCAGGGTTGAGCTATTGACTAAATTCCTGTCATACCTAATCACAAAAGGATTATTAAGCAGTCCGAACTCTAACCCACAGTAG
- the nadB gene encoding L-aspartate oxidase produces MTNHQLPITNHPLHFDVLVVGAGAAGLYAALCLPASLQVGLISKDDLPLSASDWAQGGIAAAVDPSDSPVLHFEDTLHAGAGLCDVEAVKFLVEHAPSCIQSLVDMGVTFDRKGENLALTLEAAHSRPRVLHAADTTGRAMVSTLTYQVLSRKNITVLSQAFALSLWMNPETNDCQGISLIYQGQITWVRASAVVLATGGGGQVFAQTTNPAVSTGDGVAIASRAGAILRDLEFVQFHPTALTKAGAPRFLISEAVRGEGAHLVDSDGRRFAFDYHPKGELAPRDIVSRAIFSHLQKTSADPTKDHVWLDLRPIPAEKIRHRFPNIIQVCQNWGIDVFREPIPVAPAAHYWMGGIATDLLNRTSIKNLYAIGETASTGVHGANRLASNSLLECIVFGAQLSQIQIEQTEAAIAPPSSPLSPPSSLLSDGDQQAKILSLRQELPRLMWQSAGICRSQEVLDHAIAQVEIWMQEFNNLHISQYLLHLQPAENVYFPLERANTELKTWGETRNLLDVAFLILKSAAFRQESRGGHYRLDFPQPDSVWQVHTLAQQNHLSKSFPTETELR; encoded by the coding sequence ATGACCAATCACCAATTACCAATCACCAATCACCCATTACATTTTGATGTTCTGGTAGTAGGTGCTGGTGCTGCTGGTCTTTATGCTGCACTTTGCCTACCAGCATCTTTACAAGTAGGATTAATTAGTAAAGATGATTTACCTCTGTCTGCGAGTGACTGGGCGCAAGGAGGTATTGCTGCTGCGGTTGACCCCAGCGATTCTCCAGTTTTGCACTTTGAAGATACACTTCATGCTGGTGCAGGTCTTTGCGATGTAGAAGCTGTTAAGTTTTTAGTAGAACACGCGCCAAGCTGCATCCAATCATTAGTAGATATGGGTGTGACTTTCGATCGCAAGGGAGAAAATTTAGCTTTAACTTTAGAAGCTGCTCATTCTCGCCCACGCGTTCTTCATGCTGCTGACACTACTGGTAGGGCAATGGTGAGTACTCTCACTTATCAAGTGTTAAGTCGCAAGAATATTACTGTGCTTTCTCAAGCATTTGCCTTAAGTTTGTGGATGAATCCCGAAACAAATGATTGTCAGGGAATCAGCTTAATTTATCAGGGTCAAATTACCTGGGTACGAGCATCTGCTGTAGTTTTGGCAACCGGAGGTGGAGGTCAGGTTTTTGCTCAGACAACTAATCCCGCAGTGAGTACAGGTGATGGAGTGGCGATCGCATCTCGTGCAGGCGCAATTCTGAGAGACTTAGAGTTTGTGCAATTTCACCCCACAGCCTTAACTAAAGCTGGTGCGCCGAGATTTTTAATTAGTGAAGCAGTAAGAGGAGAAGGCGCTCACTTAGTAGACTCAGATGGACGGCGGTTTGCATTTGATTACCATCCCAAAGGTGAACTTGCTCCCAGAGATATTGTCAGCCGTGCCATTTTCAGCCACTTGCAGAAAACTTCAGCCGATCCTACTAAGGATCATGTTTGGTTAGATTTACGACCAATTCCCGCAGAAAAAATCCGTCACCGATTTCCTAATATTATTCAGGTCTGCCAAAATTGGGGAATTGATGTTTTCCGTGAACCTATTCCCGTCGCACCAGCCGCGCACTACTGGATGGGCGGAATTGCCACAGATCTGCTCAACCGTACTTCTATTAAGAATTTGTATGCAATTGGGGAAACCGCCAGTACTGGAGTTCATGGTGCTAATCGTTTAGCAAGCAATTCTTTACTAGAATGTATTGTTTTTGGCGCTCAATTAAGCCAGATTCAGATAGAGCAAACTGAAGCAGCGATCGCTCCTCCCTCCTCCCCCCTATCTCCTCCCTCCTCCCTTCTCTCCGATGGGGATCAACAAGCAAAAATTCTCTCACTAAGGCAAGAGTTACCTCGCCTGATGTGGCAATCTGCTGGTATTTGTAGGAGTCAGGAGGTTTTAGATCATGCGATCGCTCAAGTGGAAATATGGATGCAAGAATTTAATAACTTACATATTAGCCAATACTTGCTGCACCTACAGCCAGCCGAAAATGTTTATTTCCCCTTAGAAAGGGCTAACACTGAATTAAAAACTTGGGGAGAAACTCGAAATTTACTTGATGTAGCGTTTTTAATACTTAAGAGTGCTGCTTTTCGTCAAGAAAGTCGTGGCGGACACTATCGGCTCGATTTTCCTCAACCAGACTCAGTATGGCAAGTTCATACCTTAGCCCAGCAAAATCACTTGTCAAAATCTTTCCCGACAGAAACAGAATTACGCTAA
- a CDS encoding peroxiredoxin, which translates to MTLRLGDQVPDFTQDSTEGTINFYEWAGDSWVVLFSHPKDFTPVCTTELGEVARLKPEFDKRNVKALALSVDDVESHNGWVGDIEETQGHKLNYPILADPDKKVSDLYDMIHPNANAMLTVRSVFLIDPQKKLRLSFTYPPSTGRNFDELIRVIDSLQLTDNYSVATPANWKDGDDCVIVPSIQDPKELEEKFPKGYKAVKPYLRMTPQPNK; encoded by the coding sequence ATGACTCTTCGACTAGGCGACCAAGTACCCGATTTCACCCAAGATTCTACTGAAGGCACAATCAACTTTTATGAGTGGGCTGGCGATAGTTGGGTAGTATTATTCTCCCATCCCAAAGATTTTACTCCAGTTTGCACGACTGAACTAGGGGAAGTTGCCCGCCTTAAGCCAGAATTTGACAAACGCAACGTAAAAGCTCTTGCTTTGAGCGTTGACGATGTTGAATCTCACAACGGTTGGGTTGGCGATATTGAAGAAACTCAGGGACATAAGCTGAATTATCCAATTTTGGCAGATCCCGATAAGAAGGTTTCTGACCTCTACGACATGATCCACCCAAACGCAAACGCAATGTTAACAGTGCGGTCAGTATTTCTGATTGACCCTCAGAAAAAATTGCGTTTAAGCTTCACTTACCCACCCAGCACTGGTAGAAACTTTGACGAATTGATCAGAGTAATTGATTCTCTGCAACTAACAGATAACTACAGTGTGGCAACTCCTGCCAACTGGAAAGATGGCGATGATTGTGTAATTGTTCCTTCTATTCAAGATCCCAAAGAGTTGGAAGAGAAGTTTCCCAAGGGTTACAAAGCAGTTAAACCTTACTTGCGGATGACACCTCAACCTAATAAGTAA
- the psbU gene encoding photosystem II complex extrinsic protein PsbU: MKAITRLLAGLFLVVGCLGWFSLPEQAIAANLTGVTLHNSALFAVETPLRNRADDKLAEFGKKIDLNNTNVRAFRKFPGMYPTLAKKVVDNAPYEKVDDVLEISGLTDHQKELLQANLDEFTVTDASDVFVEGGDRYNNGVY; encoded by the coding sequence ATGAAAGCAATAACTCGTTTGCTCGCAGGGCTATTTTTAGTAGTAGGCTGCTTAGGATGGTTTAGTCTGCCCGAACAGGCGATCGCAGCTAATTTGACTGGTGTAACCCTACACAATAGCGCACTGTTTGCCGTTGAAACTCCTCTACGCAACCGTGCCGACGATAAACTAGCTGAGTTTGGCAAAAAAATCGACTTGAACAACACTAATGTTCGAGCATTTCGCAAATTTCCAGGGATGTATCCCACTTTGGCAAAGAAAGTTGTTGATAATGCTCCCTACGAAAAAGTAGATGATGTCCTGGAAATTTCAGGATTAACTGACCACCAAAAAGAACTGTTACAAGCTAATCTCGACGAGTTCACGGTGACAGATGCTTCAGATGTTTTCGTGGAAGGCGGCGATCGCTATAACAATGGTGTCTACTAA
- a CDS encoding cysteine synthase A: MDIKNGFVGSVGNTPLIRLNKFSEETGCEILGKAEFLNPGGSVKDRAALYIIEDAERKGLLKPGGTVVEGTAGNTGIGLAHICNAKGYKCLIFIPDTQSQEKIDMLRTLGAEVRPIPAVPYKDPNNYARISGTVAAQMENAIWANQFDNLANRIAHYETTGAEIWAQTDGKVDAWVTSTGTGGTLAGVSLFLKEKNPAIKTVLADPMGSGLYSYVKTGEITIEGSSITEGIGNSRVTANMEGVPLDDAIQIHDTEAVQVVYRLLREEGLFLGGSTGINVAAAVALAKQMGSGHTIVTILCDSGSRYQSRLFNPEWLAFKGLSPN, encoded by the coding sequence ATGGATATCAAAAATGGGTTTGTAGGCTCTGTTGGTAATACGCCACTGATTCGCCTTAACAAATTTAGTGAAGAAACTGGCTGCGAAATCTTAGGAAAAGCAGAATTTCTTAATCCAGGCGGTTCTGTCAAAGATCGGGCAGCACTATATATTATTGAAGATGCTGAAAGAAAAGGTTTACTTAAGCCTGGTGGCACAGTTGTAGAAGGAACCGCAGGCAATACGGGTATTGGTTTAGCTCATATTTGCAATGCTAAAGGTTACAAATGCCTGATTTTCATTCCCGATACCCAATCTCAAGAAAAAATTGATATGTTGAGGACATTAGGTGCGGAAGTGCGTCCTATTCCTGCTGTTCCTTACAAAGACCCAAATAACTATGCCAGAATTTCTGGCACAGTAGCAGCACAGATGGAAAATGCGATCTGGGCTAATCAGTTTGATAATTTAGCAAATCGCATAGCACATTATGAAACAACTGGGGCGGAAATCTGGGCGCAAACTGACGGGAAAGTTGATGCTTGGGTAACATCTACGGGTACTGGTGGAACTTTGGCGGGGGTGTCATTGTTCTTGAAAGAGAAAAATCCGGCAATTAAAACTGTTTTAGCAGATCCGATGGGTAGCGGATTGTATAGTTACGTGAAAACAGGGGAAATTACAATTGAGGGTAGCTCAATTACAGAAGGTATAGGTAATAGCCGCGTTACTGCCAATATGGAAGGCGTACCGTTAGATGATGCTATCCAAATCCATGATACTGAGGCAGTGCAAGTAGTTTATCGCTTGCTGAGGGAGGAAGGGTTATTTTTAGGTGGTTCGACTGGGATTAATGTTGCAGCAGCAGTAGCATTAGCGAAGCAAATGGGATCAGGTCATACGATTGTGACGATACTGTGTGATAGTGGGTCGAGGTATCAGTCACGCTTATTTAATCCAGAATGGTTGGCATTTAAGGGACTTTCGCCTAATTAG